In Opitutaceae bacterium TAV5, one genomic interval encodes:
- a CDS encoding acyl-CoA synthetase has translation MKPDIANHPADVAPAAAPPCLDFADILSPARDGAIPVAWRFSSGDPPAGFRLFTLADLRADAARVAAALAARPEIRWALCFASTYHFAAAFLAALHARKTVVVPGHTLENLLEEQRDTFDALLTDLPFRHPDFPRIDFPVTSAPAPAPSHATAAPALPSLPPVRGSCAAPEKGGVIFHTSGSTGHPKAVHKTLSALQRENDIHAARRGAVLRGAHIAGTTSHQHLYGFQFRMLLPLTLGVPFNADIIEYHEQLLAATPRPFALVTSPAFLKRLDPALARAADELPGCRHVLSAGGFLAPADAGLCHRALGCHPFEIYGSTEAGAIAWRDTAPAGEDRFWKPLPGVRICCDPADGRLSLRSPFLPENETLVTDDRIRLAPAGDGSFELLGRMDRIIKIEEKRVSLPEVEQRLLMLETVADAAAVPLSAPNRAIVGAIVVLSDAGRRQYERDGHGRFLLDLRRQLRNWLEPVALPRQLLVTDAIPVNSLGKRITARLQALFGSRPLSASPAADSPSPVVVSATDRETVVEIRLRPDLLWFRGHFARRRILPGVAQLHWILEHAARAFGTGDRILNIDTIKFRRPLVPGDLVRLRLLWSAGDHRLEFTVAAIAPGGPVTAASGRLVLLPPPRPLRPSGTP, from the coding sequence ATGAAGCCTGACATCGCCAACCATCCCGCTGACGTTGCTCCGGCCGCCGCTCCGCCCTGCCTCGACTTTGCCGACATCCTTTCGCCTGCGCGGGACGGAGCGATTCCCGTCGCCTGGCGTTTCTCTTCCGGTGACCCGCCGGCCGGTTTCCGCCTGTTCACGCTGGCCGACCTGCGCGCCGACGCGGCCCGTGTCGCCGCCGCTCTCGCCGCCCGGCCCGAAATCCGCTGGGCGCTCTGCTTCGCCAGCACATACCACTTCGCCGCGGCCTTTCTTGCCGCGCTCCATGCGCGGAAGACGGTCGTCGTCCCCGGCCACACCCTGGAAAATCTTCTCGAGGAGCAACGCGACACCTTCGACGCCCTCCTCACCGATCTCCCCTTCCGGCATCCCGATTTCCCCCGTATCGATTTTCCGGTGACATCTGCTCCCGCTCCGGCGCCGTCTCACGCGACTGCCGCCCCTGCGCTTCCGTCCCTGCCGCCTGTTCGCGGCTCATGTGCGGCTCCGGAGAAGGGAGGCGTCATTTTCCACACCTCCGGCTCCACCGGCCATCCCAAGGCCGTCCACAAAACGCTTTCCGCTCTCCAGCGCGAAAACGACATTCACGCTGCTCGCCGGGGCGCGGTCCTGCGCGGCGCGCACATCGCCGGCACTACCTCGCACCAGCATCTCTACGGTTTCCAGTTCCGGATGCTCCTCCCGCTCACCCTTGGCGTTCCCTTCAATGCCGACATCATCGAGTACCACGAACAACTCCTCGCCGCCACGCCCCGGCCGTTCGCGCTCGTGACCAGCCCCGCCTTTCTCAAGCGCCTCGACCCCGCGCTCGCCCGCGCGGCGGACGAGCTTCCCGGCTGCCGCCACGTTCTCTCCGCCGGAGGTTTTCTCGCTCCGGCCGACGCCGGGCTCTGCCACCGCGCGCTCGGTTGCCATCCGTTCGAAATCTACGGCAGCACCGAAGCCGGAGCCATCGCCTGGCGCGACACCGCTCCCGCCGGTGAAGACCGCTTCTGGAAGCCGCTGCCCGGCGTCCGCATCTGCTGCGACCCTGCCGACGGCCGCCTTTCCCTGCGTTCTCCCTTCCTGCCCGAAAACGAAACCCTCGTCACCGATGACCGGATACGCCTCGCCCCGGCGGGCGACGGCAGCTTCGAGCTCCTCGGCCGCATGGACCGCATCATCAAGATCGAGGAAAAACGCGTCTCGCTGCCCGAAGTCGAACAGCGTCTCCTCATGCTGGAAACCGTCGCCGATGCGGCCGCCGTTCCCCTGTCCGCGCCCAATCGCGCCATTGTCGGCGCCATCGTGGTGCTGAGCGATGCGGGTCGCCGGCAGTACGAACGCGACGGCCACGGCCGTTTCCTCCTCGACCTGCGCCGCCAGCTCCGGAACTGGCTCGAACCGGTCGCGCTTCCGCGCCAGTTGCTCGTGACCGACGCCATCCCGGTCAACTCCCTGGGCAAGCGCATCACCGCCCGCCTTCAGGCGCTCTTCGGCTCCCGCCCGCTATCCGCCTCCCCGGCGGCGGATTCTCCGTCCCCGGTCGTCGTGAGCGCGACCGACCGCGAAACCGTTGTCGAAATACGGCTGCGCCCGGATCTCCTCTGGTTTCGCGGACACTTCGCCCGCCGCCGGATTCTCCCGGGCGTCGCGCAGCTTCACTGGATTCTGGAACATGCCGCGCGCGCCTTCGGAACCGGAGATCGTATCCTGAATATAGATACGATAAAATTCCGCCGTCCGCTCGTCCCCGGCGATCTCGTCCGCCTCCGCCTTCTCTGGAGTGCCGGGGACCACCGTCTCGAATTCACCGTCGCCGCCATCGCTCCCGGCGGCCCCGTCACCGCGGCCTCCGGGCGGCTTGTCCTGCTCCCGCCGCCTCGCCCGCTCCGGCCATCCGGCACGCCATGA
- a CDS encoding acyl carrier protein (carries the fatty acid chain in fatty acid biosynthesis): protein MQKDQILSGLKEHLRKLFDIDPATVTPESRIYQDLGLDSIDAVDLVVHLQRSTGKKIRPEDFKAVRTVADIVDAIHALVNGPETVAPPPAEAGAARRQP from the coding sequence ATGCAAAAAGACCAGATTCTTTCCGGGCTCAAGGAGCACCTCCGCAAGCTCTTCGACATCGACCCGGCCACCGTCACGCCCGAATCCCGCATTTACCAGGATCTCGGGCTGGATTCGATCGACGCCGTCGATCTCGTCGTCCACCTCCAGCGCTCCACCGGCAAGAAAATCAGGCCCGAGGACTTCAAGGCTGTCCGCACCGTCGCCGACATCGTTGACGCCATCCACGCTCTGGTCAACGGCCCGGAGACTGTCGCTCCTCCTCCGGCGGAAGCCGGCGCCGCCCGCCGGCAGCCCTGA
- a CDS encoding TonB-denpendent receptor, which yields MTRTTDTYTLLMLFPLTAVLAVAQGAPSDETAPSGQTVPVDQGPPPDTAAPAGRPASADVIEMEKFEVNDVPLDEQILPTVRPIGSVLGDDRNIIDTPRSVSSVNKAWMDERRVTNAMDFGQFSPGVYSSAQYGVPATPQIRGDLGELYINGQRIKYSRNSVLPSFNGVEAMDIIKGPGSAVYGPQGQGPGGYVNLVSKAPYFDAQHTTLTTTLGYWTSGRSYFNPEVQLDTGGPLGDKLAYRVSYLSRYGDGYYLNTDNETQDIYAALTWKPTDRLTIDWWGQYYKNDFNEIAGMNRVTQDLIDNGNYIAGPVTGGPWFGVLEGANAHTVKLHPWQALVSPDDYNESRRFQTQLIATADLGDDSKLVNRSYYEDRTSEKVSGYGYTEYVPTDYSFSNRTEWHTPGFTLFGTENKAITGVEFRYERLVSFQDFSQEPFFYYDLTQDPDTWAYPFTPPTGGGTPVPGHEKFGYNPWAGNGTQDSIIRDLAVFYQQDTRYTDELSSVLGIRLDHIWAAANSPKVIPSTDGAYYRSSGDEDNISYFASLIYKLTPNSSVYVTYNQVNAITGSANFGGVDGSAGDERLSDSLQAESVLYEAGYKTSLFNNTLYLSAAVFKQTRMRPQLVGPAAKIRDYGLELEAVYQPNRKLTVNANLTWQDARQYGSGFYQQTGDYRDGYAPDIIVDGQPGTGVGSPNYATYVSPKGFIEAPGVPSVMANLFVQYEFDNHFGFGIGPQFQSRMNANAQGTLHIPNQVQVNGYVFYRGSKRWDVQVNVNNLLNDDLYDPIDVGFAGNDVVYHRPGLSTSITFRIHL from the coding sequence ATGACCAGAACAACAGACACATACACGCTCCTCATGCTTTTCCCTCTCACGGCTGTTTTGGCCGTTGCCCAAGGCGCCCCTTCCGACGAGACCGCTCCTTCCGGCCAGACCGTGCCTGTCGATCAGGGCCCTCCTCCCGACACGGCGGCTCCGGCCGGCCGGCCGGCTTCCGCCGATGTCATCGAAATGGAGAAATTCGAGGTCAACGACGTCCCGCTCGACGAGCAGATCCTGCCGACGGTCCGGCCGATCGGCAGCGTGCTCGGCGACGATCGCAACATCATCGACACGCCCCGTTCCGTCAGCTCCGTGAACAAGGCCTGGATGGATGAGCGCCGCGTGACCAATGCCATGGATTTCGGGCAGTTCTCGCCCGGCGTCTATTCTTCGGCCCAGTACGGCGTGCCTGCCACCCCGCAGATCCGCGGCGACCTCGGCGAACTCTACATCAACGGCCAGCGCATCAAATACAGCCGCAACAGCGTGCTGCCCAGTTTCAACGGCGTCGAGGCGATGGACATCATCAAGGGCCCCGGCTCCGCTGTCTACGGACCGCAAGGGCAGGGTCCCGGCGGTTACGTGAACCTCGTCAGCAAGGCGCCGTATTTCGATGCGCAGCACACCACCCTCACGACCACGCTGGGGTACTGGACCAGCGGCCGCTCCTACTTCAATCCCGAGGTTCAGCTCGATACCGGCGGCCCGCTCGGCGACAAGCTCGCCTACCGCGTCAGCTACCTGAGCCGTTACGGCGACGGTTATTACCTGAACACGGACAACGAGACGCAGGACATCTACGCCGCCCTCACCTGGAAACCCACCGACCGGCTGACAATCGACTGGTGGGGCCAGTACTACAAAAACGACTTCAACGAGATCGCCGGCATGAACCGCGTGACCCAGGACCTCATCGACAACGGCAACTACATCGCGGGTCCCGTCACCGGCGGTCCGTGGTTCGGCGTGCTCGAGGGCGCCAATGCGCACACCGTCAAGCTCCACCCCTGGCAGGCTCTGGTTTCTCCCGACGACTACAACGAGTCGAGACGCTTCCAGACCCAGCTCATCGCCACGGCCGATCTCGGCGACGACTCGAAGCTCGTCAACCGGTCCTATTACGAGGACCGCACCTCCGAGAAAGTATCCGGTTACGGTTACACGGAATACGTGCCCACCGACTATTCGTTCAGCAACCGCACCGAGTGGCATACCCCCGGGTTCACGCTCTTCGGCACGGAGAACAAGGCGATTACCGGCGTCGAGTTTCGTTATGAACGCCTGGTTTCCTTCCAGGACTTCAGCCAGGAGCCCTTCTTCTACTACGATCTGACGCAGGACCCCGACACCTGGGCGTATCCTTTCACCCCGCCGACCGGCGGCGGCACACCGGTGCCCGGGCATGAGAAATTCGGCTACAACCCCTGGGCGGGCAACGGCACCCAGGACAGCATCATCCGCGACCTGGCCGTCTTCTACCAGCAGGACACCCGTTACACCGACGAACTGTCGTCGGTCCTCGGAATCCGCCTCGATCATATCTGGGCCGCCGCCAATTCGCCCAAGGTCATTCCTTCCACCGACGGCGCCTACTACCGGTCCTCCGGCGATGAGGACAACATATCGTATTTCGCGAGCCTCATCTACAAGCTCACGCCCAACTCCTCCGTTTACGTCACCTACAACCAGGTCAACGCCATCACCGGTTCGGCCAACTTCGGCGGCGTCGACGGGTCCGCGGGCGACGAGCGGCTCTCCGATTCCCTCCAGGCGGAGAGCGTGCTCTACGAAGCCGGCTACAAGACCTCGCTGTTCAACAACACGCTCTATCTCTCCGCCGCCGTCTTCAAGCAGACCCGCATGCGCCCGCAGCTGGTCGGCCCGGCCGCCAAGATACGCGATTACGGCCTCGAGCTCGAAGCCGTCTACCAGCCCAACCGGAAACTCACCGTCAACGCCAACCTCACCTGGCAGGACGCCCGGCAGTACGGCAGCGGCTTCTATCAGCAGACGGGCGATTACCGCGACGGCTACGCTCCCGACATCATCGTGGACGGGCAGCCGGGCACCGGCGTGGGCAGCCCGAACTACGCCACGTATGTTTCCCCCAAAGGGTTCATCGAGGCTCCGGGCGTCCCTTCGGTCATGGCCAACCTGTTCGTGCAATACGAATTCGACAACCATTTCGGTTTCGGCATCGGCCCCCAGTTCCAGAGCCGCATGAACGCCAACGCCCAGGGGACCCTGCACATTCCCAATCAGGTCCAGGTCAACGGCTACGTTTTCTACCGCGGCTCCAAACGCTGGGACGTGCAGGTCAACGTCAACAACCTGCTCAACGACGACCTCTACGATCCCATCGACGTGGGCTTTGCCGGCAACGACGTGGTCTATCACCGCCCGGGTCTTTCCACCTCGATCACGTTCCGCATTCACCTCTGA
- a CDS encoding 5-carboxymethyl-2-hydroxymuconate isomerase, with product MKIIRHLTAEGPAYASLLPDGRALALAGDPKKGDLRVTGTEVVPGRLLAPVEPSTIYGIGLNYPQYASELGRPPLAWPLLFIKSASCVQDPGQPIELPVTLASGAVDYEGELAVVIGRTAKNVSRECALDYVLGYTIANDISARDWQFELGGGQFCQGKSFDTFCPFGPVLVTADELPDPSALTLRTYVNGTLRQSASTRDMFFDVPSLIAFLSASKTLLPGTLILTGTPGGVGHSFDPPVYLKPGDTVSVEIEKIGTLTNSVIEEAGPADLTQAELRFRHQ from the coding sequence ATGAAAATCATCCGTCATCTTACCGCTGAAGGGCCTGCTTACGCATCGCTCCTGCCCGATGGCCGCGCCCTGGCCCTGGCCGGCGATCCGAAAAAGGGCGACTTGCGTGTCACCGGCACCGAAGTCGTGCCCGGCCGCCTGCTGGCCCCGGTCGAGCCTTCCACGATTTACGGGATCGGCCTGAACTATCCTCAATACGCCAGTGAACTGGGGCGCCCTCCCCTGGCCTGGCCGCTGCTCTTCATCAAGAGCGCCTCCTGTGTGCAGGATCCCGGCCAGCCCATCGAATTGCCCGTCACCCTGGCCAGCGGCGCGGTGGACTATGAGGGCGAACTCGCCGTGGTCATCGGCCGCACGGCCAAGAACGTTTCGCGCGAATGCGCGCTCGATTACGTGCTCGGCTACACCATCGCCAACGACATCTCCGCGCGCGACTGGCAGTTCGAGCTGGGCGGCGGCCAGTTTTGCCAGGGCAAGAGCTTCGACACCTTCTGCCCCTTCGGCCCGGTGCTGGTCACGGCCGACGAGCTGCCCGATCCTTCGGCGCTCACCCTCCGCACGTATGTCAACGGCACGCTTCGCCAGAGCGCCAGCACCCGCGACATGTTTTTCGACGTGCCGTCGCTCATCGCATTCCTGAGCGCCAGCAAGACCCTGCTCCCCGGAACACTCATCCTCACCGGCACGCCCGGAGGCGTCGGGCACTCGTTCGATCCGCCCGTCTATCTCAAGCCGGGCGACACCGTCAGCGTGGAAATCGAAAAAATCGGAACGCTTACCAACTCCGTCATCGAGGAAGCGGGACCGGCTGATCTCACGCAGGCGGAACTCCGTTTCCGGCACCAGTAG
- a CDS encoding DNA gyrase subunit B: protein MRRPLDILTALALILYPVAVYAGLNAWGVGTLAPLLLAMFVLRLLRSRPKAPVFFPVAALLALAGGLLALLSWTLKQSGWLLWYPVAASLVLLGLFGWTLLRPPSFAERVARLADPVLPPAAVVYTRNVTRIWCVFFFVNALVALGTCLSGDLRLWTLYNGAISYALVGLLAGCEWLVRRKLRRRLRMAAPSVAA, encoded by the coding sequence GTGCGCCGCCCGCTCGACATCCTTACCGCCCTGGCGCTGATCCTGTATCCGGTTGCCGTCTACGCCGGCCTGAATGCCTGGGGCGTCGGCACGCTGGCGCCGCTCCTGCTCGCCATGTTTGTCCTGCGCCTGCTCCGGTCGCGCCCGAAAGCCCCGGTGTTTTTCCCGGTTGCCGCTCTCCTTGCGCTGGCCGGCGGCCTGCTCGCACTGCTCTCCTGGACGCTGAAACAATCCGGCTGGCTCCTCTGGTATCCGGTCGCCGCCAGCCTCGTGTTGCTCGGCCTCTTCGGCTGGACGCTTCTCCGTCCGCCCAGCTTCGCGGAGCGCGTCGCCCGCCTCGCCGACCCCGTGCTGCCTCCGGCGGCGGTTGTCTACACGCGCAACGTCACCCGCATCTGGTGCGTTTTCTTTTTCGTCAACGCCCTCGTCGCGCTCGGCACCTGCCTCTCCGGCGACCTCCGCCTCTGGACGCTCTACAACGGAGCCATCAGCTACGCCCTCGTCGGCCTGCTCGCGGGCTGCGAGTGGCTCGTCCGCCGGAAGCTCCGGCGCAGGCTTCGCATGGCCGCGCCCTCCGTCGCCGCATGA
- a CDS encoding acyltransferase produces the protein MTPPVPAFSPCVIIPCYNHGGTVPALLAHLAPLALPVIVVDDGSDAATAGTLRALAASSPLSCVLLAHPENRGKGAATATALREALRRGFSHAIQIDADGQHDPAVLPAFVEAARANPRALVSGRPVYDGSIPRSRRIARHITHAWVRIETLSLQIRDSMCGLRVYPVAATLALIDRRRSRAARFFRLPAPRIGRRMDFDIDIMVRLFWKGVPVIFLPVRVTYPPGGISHFRLLRDNLRISWLHTRLVLGMIPRAPGFLLRRLRSAPATAEPAADPHWSRIDERRGLAGMRLMFAVYRLVGYRAFALLLHPVAAVFWLTGRRQRRASRAWLRRLRDYGRATGRSLPRGLNSYRHFYRFGEALLEKLAAWSGDIRAADVEIADDRCLAPFLRDRAAPGVLVFVTHLGNAELCRALGARAGKTINAIVFTDHAARFNRLLREIAPDAHLNLVSAAGLSPATAIRLKEKIDAGEWVAIAADRTAVLNPGRTVTADFLGAPAPFPEGPFVLASVLECPVFLMFALRENGRLRIHVEPFAHPLRLPRATRAAALAGHARRLAARIEHHAANAPLDWFNFYDFWQTSGSRPPVPPPKTPCPS, from the coding sequence ATGACTCCGCCCGTCCCGGCCTTCAGCCCCTGCGTCATCATCCCCTGCTACAACCACGGCGGCACCGTGCCCGCGCTCCTCGCGCACCTCGCTCCGCTGGCGTTGCCCGTCATCGTCGTTGACGACGGCAGCGACGCCGCCACCGCCGGGACGTTGCGCGCGCTCGCCGCTTCCTCGCCGCTTTCCTGCGTCCTTCTCGCGCATCCGGAAAACCGGGGCAAGGGCGCCGCCACCGCGACCGCCCTCCGCGAGGCGCTTCGCCGGGGTTTTTCGCACGCCATCCAGATCGACGCCGACGGCCAGCACGATCCGGCGGTCCTCCCGGCGTTTGTCGAGGCCGCCCGCGCGAACCCCCGCGCCCTCGTTTCCGGGCGGCCCGTTTACGACGGGAGCATCCCCCGCTCGCGCCGTATCGCCCGGCATATTACCCATGCCTGGGTCCGGATCGAAACCCTCTCCCTGCAAATCCGGGACAGCATGTGCGGCCTGCGGGTGTATCCGGTCGCCGCCACGCTGGCGCTCATCGACAGGCGCCGCTCCCGCGCCGCCCGTTTTTTCCGGCTGCCCGCTCCCAGGATCGGCCGTCGCATGGATTTCGACATCGATATCATGGTCCGCCTTTTCTGGAAAGGCGTGCCCGTGATCTTTCTGCCCGTGCGCGTCACCTATCCGCCCGGCGGCATTTCCCACTTCCGGCTTCTGCGCGACAATCTCCGCATATCCTGGCTGCACACCCGCCTCGTCCTCGGCATGATCCCGCGTGCTCCCGGCTTCCTGCTCCGCCGTCTCCGCTCCGCGCCCGCGACGGCGGAACCCGCCGCCGACCCGCACTGGTCGCGTATCGACGAACGCCGCGGGCTCGCCGGCATGCGCCTCATGTTCGCCGTGTATCGGCTGGTCGGTTACCGGGCGTTTGCTCTTCTCCTGCACCCGGTCGCGGCGGTTTTCTGGCTCACGGGCCGCCGCCAGCGCCGCGCTTCCCGCGCCTGGCTCCGCCGCCTGCGGGACTACGGCCGCGCCACCGGGCGAAGCCTTCCGCGCGGGCTCAACAGTTACCGGCATTTTTATCGCTTCGGCGAAGCTCTCCTCGAAAAACTCGCTGCCTGGAGCGGCGACATCCGCGCCGCCGACGTCGAAATCGCCGACGACCGCTGCCTCGCTCCCTTCCTCCGCGACCGCGCCGCGCCCGGCGTTCTCGTGTTCGTCACCCATCTCGGCAATGCCGAGCTCTGCCGGGCTCTCGGCGCCCGCGCCGGCAAGACGATCAACGCCATCGTCTTTACCGACCATGCGGCTCGCTTCAACCGGCTCCTCCGCGAGATCGCGCCGGATGCCCATCTCAACCTCGTTTCCGCCGCCGGGCTCTCGCCCGCCACCGCCATCCGCCTGAAGGAGAAAATCGACGCCGGCGAATGGGTCGCCATCGCCGCCGACCGCACCGCCGTCCTCAACCCCGGTCGCACGGTCACCGCCGACTTTCTCGGCGCCCCGGCTCCCTTTCCCGAAGGCCCGTTCGTGCTGGCCTCCGTTCTCGAATGCCCCGTTTTCCTCATGTTTGCCCTCAGGGAAAACGGCCGCCTGCGCATCCACGTCGAGCCCTTCGCCCATCCGCTCCGGCTTCCGCGCGCCACCCGCGCCGCCGCTCTCGCCGGCCACGCCCGCCGCCTCGCGGCCCGCATCGAACACCACGCCGCCAACGCTCCTCTCGACTGGTTCAACTTTTACGACTTCTGGCAAACCTCCGGCTCGCGTCCGCCCGTCCCGCCGCCGAAAACTCCGTGTCCTTCCTGA
- a CDS encoding acyl carrier protein, with amino-acid sequence MNPLHDEIKTLIIETLNLEGLAVDDIRTDAPLFNEGLGLDSIDALELGLAIKGRYGIVLSADNADTRRHFASVASLADFIAASRV; translated from the coding sequence ATGAATCCCCTCCACGACGAGATCAAAACCCTTATCATCGAGACCCTGAATCTTGAAGGGCTTGCCGTGGACGACATCCGGACCGACGCCCCCCTTTTCAACGAAGGACTCGGGCTCGATTCCATCGACGCGCTCGAACTCGGTCTCGCCATCAAGGGCCGCTACGGCATCGTCCTCTCCGCCGACAATGCGGACACCCGCCGGCACTTCGCCTCCGTCGCCAGCCTCGCCGACTTCATCGCCGCCAGCCGTGTCTGA
- a CDS encoding membrane protein produces the protein MLAAIGLCLSGIPDGACEDAPLAPEALQARLAVNGVLRCDFEQTRTISGMARPLRSSGSLELSSGGDLVWRQARPFGQTVRLSPGRIEITLDGQPPEIITERDNPGLFRFNRLLSALLAADHAALARSFDLAISGTAAHWTLRLDPRDDLLRKIFLRITLTGTGRIETILIEDRQGDVTSLRFLNYQVTPPASPPVP, from the coding sequence TTGCTCGCCGCCATCGGCCTGTGCCTGTCGGGCATTCCGGACGGCGCCTGCGAGGACGCGCCGCTCGCGCCCGAGGCATTGCAGGCCCGGCTTGCCGTCAACGGCGTTCTCCGGTGCGACTTCGAGCAGACCCGCACGATCAGCGGCATGGCGCGTCCCCTGCGTTCCTCCGGTTCTCTGGAACTCTCCTCCGGCGGCGACCTCGTGTGGCGGCAGGCCAGGCCCTTTGGCCAGACCGTGCGGCTCTCTCCCGGACGCATCGAAATCACACTCGACGGTCAGCCACCCGAAATCATTACCGAACGGGACAACCCCGGCCTCTTCCGGTTCAACCGGCTCCTCTCCGCGCTCCTTGCCGCCGACCATGCCGCTCTCGCCCGGAGCTTCGACCTTGCGATTTCCGGCACCGCGGCGCACTGGACTCTCCGGCTCGATCCGCGCGACGACCTCCTCCGGAAGATCTTCCTCCGTATCACCCTGACGGGTACCGGGCGTATCGAAACCATCCTGATCGAGGACCGGCAAGGCGACGTCACTTCCCTGCGTTTCCTCAACTATCAGGTGACGCCTCCCGCGTCGCCGCCCGTCCCGTGA
- a CDS encoding glycerol acyltransferase, producing MELRRILNRAAEAWRIVATVISFMIFGAGGLVIACLWIPCICFLLHVRAFFLRSSAGVTRSRRHELTRRSIAASFRLFIRFIRSARVIDYRIENAGRLAADDGCLIVANHPSLLDYVFLASLVPCCDCIVKEALLRNPFTRHIVRAAGYIPNHDPEQLLEACRARLAAGGRIVVFPEGTRSTPGQPLRLRRGAANIAIRSGVPLRVVHITCTPPILTRQQKWWRTAPVRPLFRIVIREKIDIAPFLENNLPPSRAVRLLNDRLQTALAPSGAGY from the coding sequence ATGGAACTGCGTCGCATCCTGAACAGGGCGGCAGAGGCCTGGCGCATCGTCGCGACCGTCATCTCGTTCATGATCTTCGGGGCCGGCGGCCTGGTGATCGCCTGTCTCTGGATTCCCTGCATCTGCTTCCTGCTGCACGTCCGTGCTTTTTTCCTGCGTTCCTCTGCCGGGGTTACCCGGTCCCGGCGGCATGAGCTCACCCGGCGCAGCATCGCGGCCAGCTTTCGGCTTTTTATCCGGTTTATACGTTCGGCCAGGGTCATCGACTACCGCATCGAGAACGCCGGCCGCCTCGCTGCGGATGACGGCTGTCTCATTGTCGCCAATCATCCCAGCCTTCTCGACTACGTGTTCCTCGCCTCGCTCGTGCCCTGCTGCGACTGCATCGTCAAGGAAGCCCTCCTGCGAAATCCCTTCACCCGGCACATCGTCCGCGCCGCCGGCTACATTCCCAACCACGACCCGGAGCAACTCCTCGAAGCCTGCCGCGCGCGCCTCGCCGCAGGAGGGCGCATCGTCGTTTTCCCCGAAGGCACGCGCAGCACTCCCGGCCAGCCGCTCCGGCTCCGGCGCGGCGCCGCCAACATCGCCATCCGCAGCGGCGTGCCCCTGCGTGTCGTGCACATCACCTGCACGCCCCCCATCCTCACCCGCCAGCAGAAATGGTGGCGAACCGCGCCCGTCCGTCCCCTGTTCCGCATCGTCATCCGCGAAAAGATCGACATCGCCCCGTTTCTCGAAAACAACCTGCCTCCCTCGCGCGCCGTCCGCCTCCTCAACGACCGCCTCCAGACCGCGCTTGCTCCCTCCGGCGCCGGATACTAG
- a CDS encoding stress responsive protein produces MIRHIVFFSARNPGDTDAMLAGLRRLGEIPHAGVFEVLENTRIDPLSDEIDAVVYAEFADQAALAAWKAHPVYAECIRIVRPLRELRYSVDVVSSLPATRPAG; encoded by the coding sequence ATGATTCGCCACATTGTTTTTTTCAGCGCCCGGAACCCGGGGGATACCGACGCGATGCTTGCCGGGCTCAGGCGCCTTGGCGAGATACCGCATGCGGGCGTTTTCGAGGTGCTCGAAAACACCAGAATCGACCCGCTTTCCGATGAGATCGATGCGGTCGTTTACGCCGAGTTTGCCGATCAGGCCGCGCTCGCCGCCTGGAAGGCGCATCCGGTCTATGCCGAGTGCATTCGCATCGTGCGACCGCTGCGCGAACTGCGCTATTCGGTGGATGTTGTCTCGTCCTTGCCGGCCACGCGGCCGGCTGGCTGA